The Acidobacteriota bacterium sequence AATCTGTGTAAAGCCGTTCGGCTTTCGTTGTGAAGTATAGAAAACGGCAGACAGGCAACGCTTTGTAAAGTGCTTCGGTGTTGTGGTGGTAACGAATTTCCACATCGTCCCAGTAATCCAACCCCGCACGGCGAACGGCGGCTTCGTCGGTACGAAAGCCCAGTTTTCCAACCAGATGCAAAGTGGTGAACGTCGCTCCGCACAACCGAGCGATGTTTCCTGTATTCGGTGGAATTTCCGGCTCAATCAATGCAACTTGCAGATTGGAATGGTTGCTGTAATTCATTTCAGTATATTTTCCCGGCGATTACTATCCACACGCTGGTTCCCACCATTGCCATCACTATCAACAGCAGAACCCTTACGCCGAGGCTTTTTGCCCGTTCAAATGCGACTTCGCTCATTCGCCAAGTGATGAAAGCAAAAAGCGCCGTCAGTTCCAATATCATCAGATGTAAGGGCAGTTTCATTGCCGGAGCCATCTTGGGTGTGCCTTCCAGTCGTGTGAACAGAAACAAGTCCAGCGCCACAATCAACGACGCAATGGTTGGCAGAAGAAAAATCATCCAGCGCCCTCCCCAGTTGTCTGGTTCACCACTGATTCCAAAGTGGACCGGAATTGTTTCCGGCAAGCTGGGATAACTGCTGACGGCTACCCACCAACATAGGGCAAGAAATACAACTGACAGACAGTCGAAGAAAACGATCATCGCGCCTCCCGAAACTTCAATGTTTTTTCAGGCACCGAGTGCTGTTTGTGTCGAGGGAAGGCCAAGCTTATTGGAGCCGCGTTTGTTGGGTCAAGATGGGCATTCTATGTAAATGCAAAAGCTGCGAACGAGAGCTCTTTCAAAACTTGGCTCTCGTTCGCAGCTTTGCCTGTTGCGTTCAATTGTCAGAAACCAATCAGTTACTCATTGGAAGGGGCACTTGCTTTGGCCTCGCCAGTCTGAGCAATCTTCCGTGCAGCCTCCCGTTTGACGATACGTGATTCGGTGTTCTTCAAAATCTGGTGCATGTAGTTTTCATTATCCAACTGAAATGCCGAAAGGTAGTGATTGTCACCATACTTTTTGAAAAGCAGCGAACCAGGTTTCAGATTTTCCGCGTTTCGTGCAGGAAAAGTTTGCACTGCAGCCTTGGCATTGCCATTCACCTGTTCGATCATCACGACGCCATGAGAAATATCCTGGCTGACCGGTCTGATTGTATATTCTCCGGCGGGCATCAGCTTGTCACCAACATAAAAGTCGAATCCAACTTGTGCTTTTTGAGGAACCGCGCTTTGCGCCGCTGCCGAAACAGCCAAACCCGCCAACACAACAGCCGACAACA is a genomic window containing:
- a CDS encoding tRNA (cytidine(34)-2'-O)-methyltransferase, yielding MNYSNHSNLQVALIEPEIPPNTGNIARLCGATFTTLHLVGKLGFRTDEAAVRRAGLDYWDDVEIRYHHNTEALYKALPVCRFLYFTTKAERLYTDWQYQPNDCLVFGRETRGLPLDLLRANWDHCLKVPMPNPAIRSLNLATSVGIVLYEALRQIGGK
- a CDS encoding DUF1648 domain-containing protein produces the protein MIVFFDCLSVVFLALCWWVAVSSYPSLPETIPVHFGISGEPDNWGGRWMIFLLPTIASLIVALDLFLFTRLEGTPKMAPAMKLPLHLMILELTALFAFITWRMSEVAFERAKSLGVRVLLLIVMAMVGTSVWIVIAGKIY